One stretch of Punica granatum isolate Tunisia-2019 chromosome 5, ASM765513v2, whole genome shotgun sequence DNA includes these proteins:
- the LOC116206594 gene encoding uncharacterized protein LOC116206594, with amino-acid sequence MGKTGRWLKHFFTGKKDSHKEKIKANKSTDIAFVGDGSTANENCPATPISIPQSSMNPKEKGRWSFRRSSATAPRESHSAEVTANGQQPPVLQANSDDQQKQHAMAVAAATAAATDAALAAAQAAAAVIRLTAAAATGTPSIMEEAAAIRIQSVFRSYLAQKALKALKGLVKLQALVRGHLVRKQAKATLRCMQTLVTLQAKVLAQRLITEDMKPMIPTPPNNRSSTPNARFLQAHHGGENKFSEENIKIVEMDVGELRGSMKSTTNRNIEPLGRALISDRDDLQSTITPSAWSEFSPRTFGGHFEEYNYPTKTAITAQSSPQVFSSSTPTKYAESTFSYDYPLYPNYMANTESSRAKARSQSAPKQRPPDTPHFERQPSNRRRPSVEGRNGISLPRAVRMQRSSSNLSSTAAAQNFHYPWSLKLDRSAMSVRDSECESICTFLTNTDHCRSQVGFDVAGPRKSGIIGARY; translated from the exons ATGGGGAAGACGGGGAGATGGCTCAAACACTTCTTCACCGGAAAGAAAGACAGTCACAAGGAGAAGATCAAGGCCAATAAGAGCACCGACATTGCTTTTGTGGGGGATGGCTCGACCGCCAACGAGAATTGTCCGGCCACTCCCATCTCGATCCCACAGTCGTCGATGAACCCGAAAGAAAAGGGCCGGTGGAGTTTCCGGAGATCTTCAGCTACTGCACCGAGGGAATCCCATTCGGCTGAAGTCACTGCCAATGGGCAGCAACCGCCGGTACTTCAAGCAAACTCTGATGATCAGCAGAAGCAGCACGCTATGGCCGTTGCAGCCGCCACAGCAGCCGCAACAGATGCAGCCTTGGCGGCTGCACAGGCTGCGGCTGCTGTGATCCGCCTGACTGCAGCTGCTGCCACTGGCACGCCAAGCATTATGGAAGAGGCGGCTGCAATCAGGATCCAATCGGTTTTCCGATCTTATCTG GCACAGAAGGCATTGAAAGCACTGAAAGGATTGGTGAAGCTGCAAGCACTGGTGAGGGGACATTTAGTGAGGAAACAGGCCAAGGCCACCCTCCGGTGTATGCAGACCCTGGTCACACTGCAGGCCAAAGTTCTCGCACAACGGCTGATCACTGAAGACATGAAACCCATGATCCCGACTCCACCGAACAACCGGAGTTCAACCCCGAATGCTCGGTTTCTTCAGGCCCACCAC GGAGGCGAAAATAAGTTCTCAGAGGAGAACATCAAGATCGTGGAGATGGACGTTGGAGAATTGAGAGGAAGCATGAAGAGCACGACCAACCGAAACATAGAGCCATTGGGTCGGGCATTGATCTCTGACCGGGATGACCTCCAATCCACCATAACCCCGTCGGCCTGGAGCGAGTTCAGCCCTCGGACGTTCGGCGGCCATTTCGAAGAGTATAACTACCCCACCAAAACAGCAATTACAGCACAGAGCAGCCCACAGGTCTTCTCCAGTTCCACCCCAACAAAGTACGCCGAGTCGACCTTCTCCTATGACTACCCGCTGTACCCCAACTACATGGCCAACACCGAGTCCTCGCGGGCTAAGGCCCGGTCTCAGAGCGCACCTAAGCAGAGGCCTCCTGACACTCCCCACTTCGAGAGGCAGCCGAGCAACAGGAGGAGGCCCTCGGTTGAAGGACGAAATGGTATATCCCTCCCGAGGGCAGTGAGGATGCAGAGGTCTTCCTCGAACCTGAGCTCCACTGCTGCGGCGCAGAACTTCCATTACCCGTGGTCTCTCAAGTTGGATCGGTCAGCCATGTCTGTAAGAGACAGCGAGTGTGAATCGATCTGCACATTCCTCACAAACACAGATCACTGCAGATCGCAAGTCGGGTTCGATGTCGCTGGTCCAAGGAAGAGCGGGATCATCGGGGCAAGATATTGA